The DNA segment tcaattttgagtaaaatgccattttcgtccccgaagtttggccagttttgtgactttcgtccaaaagtttgtttttcctCATCTGGATCCAAATAGTTTGAAGACttaccattttcatccggctcattaactcTATCGATGTTACTCCGTTAAGtgaggggtattttcgtcttttttgttaacttaaagggcaatccGGTCTTTTTCATTAACTCTATCAATTTTACTCCTTTAAGtgaggggtattttcgtcttttttgttaacttaaagggcaatccGGTTTTTTTCATTGTGTACAAGcattagcataatgtacaagacCAAATTGtgctttaagttaacaaaaaagacgaaaataccccttacttaacggagaaaaatggatggagttaacaagccagatgaaaatggcaagatttcaaaccttttggatccagatgcggaaaaacaaacctttacacgaaagtcgcaaaactggccaaacctcagggacaaaaatggcattttactctctAATTTTTAAGTCACCATGTATGCTTACCAAATCAAGGATCATTCCCTTTTGAACCTGACCATTGCCTGCATCTAATGCTTTTTGTCCCGTTATAAGTTCCAAAAGAAGTATTCCAAAACCAAAAACGTCGGTTTTTTCAGAAGATTGACCGGTGGAGAGATATTCTGGTGCGATGTGGCCCACGGTACCACGCACCGCGGTCGTGACATGTGAATCAAGGGGGTCTAATAGCTTAGCGAGACCAAAATCACCAACGACTGCTTCAAAATTCTCGTCTAGTAAAATATTTGCAGCTTTTACGTCTCTATGGATTATTTTGGGGTTACATTGTTCATGTAAGTATAGTAGTCCTCTTGCGGCTCCAAGTGCAATATGCATTCTTCTATTCCAATCCAAAATCGGTGTTTCCCGACCACCATCTGTTTAATAAAATTCAAGTTAACGTATAAACATACTAGTATAACTTTGTGTTTATATTCTTTTCTCTAACGGTTGACTTTCGAGAGTCAAAATGTGAAATATTTAACTTGAATTTCATCTAAAAGGTGTCACCTTTCAACACAAAGATGCAACGGCACTAAACTAAATACGAACCAGTGTAATTTGGCTTTAAACTATtgaaaatataatttaaaaaaacacATTCGTTTTATATTTCAAAACTGTAAAGTTTGACCTCCAAAAATAGAAGTCAAGAAAAACATCCGaagagtaaatataatttttctgTTCCCCTCTTTCTTCTACAAAAGTTGACTTATCAAGGTCAAACAAACTATGTTATACATAGAACTTCATGTAAAGTGTatttgactttttaagaacaagtATAATAATATTACCTATGTAAGAATCACTATAACTTTCCTTAAAAGCGTCGAGAATGTACGATAAATAACAACATTAATCTCGAATTTCAAgttattaggtttgacaaccaaAAATAGAAAGTCAACAGTCAACATTTATATAGAAACAAAAGGATTAACTTTATTTGGTTACCTCTCAAGCGATCTGCAACGCTGCCATTTGGCATataagggtaaacaagtaatctTTCATCAGAAGTTAAACAAAATCCGTAAAGACGTAAAAGGTTCCGGTGCAATGCCAAACTTATCATCTCAAGTTCAGTCTGAAATTGTACTTCCCCTGATAAATTAGGGTCTTTTAGTCTTTTTACCGCCACCAAACTCCTATTTACAAGACACCCTTTATAAACCACCCCAAAACCGCCTTGACCTAATATATTCTTGGAACTAAAATTCCCGGTTGCAACTTGTAGTTCACGAAATGTAAATCTCTGTAAATGACCGACGTTAAACTCATAATCTTGCTGCACTGcaaatgtttaaaaaataaaaaaaaaagttattttttatCACAAAGAATGCACTATGGGATGTACaaatgtttgatttataaaaaagTTGATTATTTTATAGGAGATATACCATAGGATGTACATATAAGGCGAGATCGGTACCAATGGACTCCACAAACAAGAACCATTATAGAAGCCACGAACGTGCAAATAACTCCAAGTGTAACGGAAACGATCCAACGGTGGTGATTGTCAACTTGCTTTCCTGAGTTGCTTTCTATGCAAGTCGAACAAAAAATTATTTACTTGAGGCAAGAAAAACATATCAACAGTCACTCAACAACTGATAAGAAAGATTACCATTTGCGACTCTGGGGACGTTGACACAACTTAACGAGGATGATGAAGTGCAAAGATAATTGTTCCCAGTGATCCTGCAAAACCagttattaataaaaatatagagtaaattacgtttttggcccctatggttatatcacttttactatattagaccaaaataagaatttttaacatatctgcccccatggtctctataactaaccattttgacccctaagtctagagatcatgggggccaaaatggttagttatagagaccatgggggctaaaatggttagacttaggggccaaaatggttagttatagagaccatgagggcagatatgttaaaaattcttattttgggccattatagtaaaagtgatataaccacaggggtcaaaaacgtaatttactctaaaaatatataatatgttCGTGTCAGCAGCATTACGTACGCCAAATCTTTAAAAACAAAAATGTTAAACCATATAATAGTCATTAACGAGCTTGATAAAGCGTATGCTTCTTATATTTCATAACAAGAACGGTAACGATACCTGTAATCTTTAGCTC comes from the Helianthus annuus cultivar XRQ/B chromosome 4, HanXRQr2.0-SUNRISE, whole genome shotgun sequence genome and includes:
- the LOC110937159 gene encoding probable LRR receptor-like serine/threonine-protein kinase At5g45780, with translation MKFVMLWVLVLFRVLVSMVGASDSLLSPKGVNYEVAALMSMKGKMIDEYHVLDGWDINSVDPCTWNMVACSSEGFVISLEMASTGLAGTLSPSIGNLGRLRTLLLQNNALSGPIPAEIGKLTGLETLDLSSNQFVGEIPSSLGSLTRLSYLRLNKNKLSGDIPGPVANLTGLSFLDVSFNNLSGASPKIRAKDYRITGNNYLCTSSSSLSCVNVPRVANESNSGKQVDNHHRWIVSVTLGVICTFVASIMVLVCGVHWYRSRLICTSYVQQDYEFNVGHLQRFTFRELQVATGNFSSKNILGQGGFGVVYKGCLVNRSLVAVKRLKDPNLSGEVQFQTELEMISLALHRNLLRLYGFCLTSDERLLVYPYMPNGSVADRLRDGGRETPILDWNRRMHIALGAARGLLYLHEQCNPKIIHRDVKAANILLDENFEAVVGDFGLAKLLDPLDSHVTTAVRGTVGHIAPEYLSTGQSSEKTDVFGFGILLLELITGQKALDAGNGQVQKGMILDLVRTLYDEKRLHVLIDRDLKGCYDEQELEKAVELALLCTRAHPTSRPKMSEVMKVLESIAGQPCNLDETQAEPAQQCVERAFSFSRSHNDAREGSSFIIEAMELSGPR